A genome region from Alistipes dispar includes the following:
- a CDS encoding NAD(P)H-dependent glycerol-3-phosphate dehydrogenase, with the protein MEYKIGTDARCAVIGHGSWATALVKLLTAGGRRVGWYVRNGEVLESLRAEGRNSRYLDDTEFDRDRIAPSDDLDAVVREAEVVILAAPSAYLKTFLEPLRTPLRDKFVVSAIKGIVPGDYQTVVEYIHDRYELSYKQIGLISGPSHAEEVSRGKLSYLTVACTDPENARLIGSRFATDSVRISCSTDLYGIEYAAILKNIYAISVGMAVGLGYGDNFLAVLIANCAAEMTRFLDGSYPAQRNTQVSAYLGDLLVTCYSTYSRNRRLGLLIGHGCTVRSALNEMTMVAEGYFAADCIRHINFRHRVEMPIAEMVYDVLYRGASARLRMKELTTKLI; encoded by the coding sequence ATGGAATACAAAATCGGAACAGACGCCCGCTGCGCCGTCATCGGCCACGGCAGTTGGGCGACGGCGCTCGTCAAACTGCTCACCGCGGGAGGACGGCGCGTGGGCTGGTACGTCCGCAACGGCGAGGTGCTCGAAAGCCTCCGCGCCGAAGGCCGCAACTCCCGCTACCTCGACGACACGGAATTCGACCGCGACCGCATCGCCCCGTCGGACGACCTCGACGCCGTGGTGCGCGAGGCCGAGGTGGTCATCCTGGCCGCCCCGTCGGCCTACCTGAAAACCTTCCTCGAACCGCTCCGCACGCCGCTCCGCGACAAATTCGTGGTCTCGGCCATCAAGGGCATCGTCCCGGGCGACTACCAGACCGTCGTGGAGTACATCCACGACCGCTACGAACTGTCGTACAAGCAGATCGGGCTCATCTCCGGCCCGTCGCACGCCGAGGAGGTCTCGCGCGGCAAGCTCTCCTACCTGACCGTCGCCTGCACCGACCCGGAGAACGCCCGCCTGATCGGCAGCCGCTTCGCCACGGACTCCGTGCGCATAAGCTGTTCGACGGACCTCTACGGCATCGAATACGCCGCGATTCTGAAAAACATCTACGCCATCTCGGTCGGCATGGCCGTCGGGCTGGGCTACGGCGACAACTTCCTGGCGGTGCTGATCGCCAACTGCGCCGCGGAAATGACGCGTTTCCTCGACGGAAGCTACCCCGCGCAGCGCAACACGCAGGTGTCGGCCTATCTGGGCGACCTGCTGGTGACCTGCTACTCGACCTACAGCCGCAACCGCCGGCTGGGGCTGCTCATCGGTCACGGCTGCACGGTGCGCAGCGCGCTGAACGAGATGACGATGGTGGCCGAAGGGTACTTCGCCGCCGACTGCATCCGCCACATCAACTTCCGCCACCGGGTCGAAATGCCCATCGCGGAGATGGTCTATGACGTCCTCTACCGGGGCGCGTCGGCCCGTCTCAGGATGAAGGAACTGACAACCAAATTAATCTGA
- a CDS encoding glucose-6-phosphate isomerase: MKTVTLDIAKTGIGIPADMKTKAQQANALLHSGEGEGNDFLGWVHLPSSISEADLGAIEAEAAKLRARADAVVCIGIGGSYLGAKAVLEALSDPFKLLHKEQTQPTVLFAGQNISEDYIHELLDALKEHSFAAIVISKSGTTTEPAIAFRLIKAELERRYGKQEAAQRIVAVTDKARGALKTLATQEGYPTFVIPDDVGGRFSVLTPVGLLPLAVAGVDIRALVAGAQEMERATDRSVPFEENPAAVYAAVRNLLYAGGKKIEILGSYEPKLQYINEWWKQLYGESEGKQGKGIFPASVTLTADLHSMGQYIQEGERTLFETIISVEKPAREVRIEADAENLDGLNFLAGKRVSEVNRMAELGVQLAHMDGGVPNIRIAIPEISARVIGGLLYFFEKACGISGYLLGVNPFNQPGVEAYKKNMFALLDKPGYEEASKAIKARL; encoded by the coding sequence ATGAAAACCGTAACACTGGACATTGCCAAAACGGGCATCGGGATTCCGGCCGACATGAAGACCAAAGCGCAGCAGGCCAACGCCCTGCTCCATTCGGGCGAAGGCGAGGGCAACGACTTCCTGGGGTGGGTGCATCTGCCCTCGTCGATTTCGGAGGCCGACCTCGGGGCCATCGAGGCCGAGGCGGCGAAGCTGCGCGCCCGGGCCGACGCGGTCGTCTGCATCGGCATCGGCGGCTCGTATCTCGGCGCCAAAGCCGTGCTGGAGGCCCTGAGCGACCCCTTCAAGCTGCTGCACAAGGAGCAGACGCAGCCGACGGTCCTCTTCGCCGGACAGAACATTTCGGAAGACTATATCCATGAACTGCTCGACGCACTGAAGGAGCACTCGTTCGCCGCCATCGTGATCTCCAAGTCGGGCACGACGACCGAGCCGGCCATCGCCTTCCGCCTCATCAAGGCCGAACTCGAACGGCGCTACGGCAAGCAGGAGGCCGCGCAGCGCATCGTCGCCGTGACGGACAAGGCCCGCGGCGCGCTGAAGACGCTCGCGACGCAGGAGGGATACCCCACGTTCGTCATCCCCGACGACGTCGGCGGACGCTTCTCGGTGCTCACCCCCGTAGGGCTGCTGCCGCTGGCCGTGGCCGGCGTGGACATCCGCGCGCTCGTGGCCGGAGCCCAGGAGATGGAGCGCGCCACCGACCGCAGCGTGCCGTTCGAGGAGAATCCCGCGGCCGTTTACGCAGCCGTGCGCAACCTGCTCTACGCCGGCGGCAAAAAGATCGAGATTCTCGGCTCCTACGAACCGAAACTCCAGTATATCAACGAGTGGTGGAAGCAGCTCTACGGCGAGAGCGAGGGCAAGCAGGGCAAGGGCATCTTCCCGGCGAGCGTCACGCTGACGGCCGATCTGCACTCGATGGGCCAATACATCCAGGAGGGCGAGCGCACGCTCTTCGAGACGATCATTTCGGTCGAAAAGCCCGCCCGCGAGGTCCGGATCGAAGCCGATGCGGAAAACCTCGACGGACTGAACTTCCTGGCCGGCAAACGCGTCTCGGAGGTGAACCGCATGGCCGAACTGGGCGTGCAGCTGGCCCACATGGACGGCGGCGTGCCGAACATCCGCATCGCCATTCCCGAAATCTCGGCCCGCGTGATCGGCGGCCTGCTCTACTTCTTCGAGAAGGCGTGCGGCATCAGCGGCTACCTCCTCGGCGTGAACCCGTTCAACCAGCCGGGCGTGGAGGCCTACAAGAAGAACATGTTCGCCCTGCTGGACAAACCCGGCTACGAAGAGGCTTCGAAAGCCATCAAGGCCCGCCTCTGA
- the mreC gene encoding rod shape-determining protein MreC: protein MRKLIEFIRSVYVAVLFVVLEALAVSYYAHSTHYTQARLLARSNQLAGGVHGLMAGVHRYFTLGSENRVLLDRVAQLEERLARYEEVVAASRLDSCLQGIGESKYRFAVASVVANSINRQQNLITLNRGLRDGVQPEMALLSPAGAMVGYVVDCSDRYAVAMSVLNTSFRVSGRLAGSDYFGSIYWDGVDPHVVVLGELSKYADPQPGDEVVTTGFSQYFPEDVLIGEVESAELNETRTAYTVRVRLAAEMSRLTDVVLVGNRDLYEIRELQQSEQIEQHTRLK, encoded by the coding sequence TTGCGCAAACTGATCGAGTTCATTCGCAGCGTGTATGTGGCGGTGCTGTTCGTGGTGCTGGAGGCGTTGGCCGTCAGTTACTATGCGCACTCGACCCATTATACGCAGGCGCGGCTGCTGGCTCGCTCGAACCAACTGGCCGGCGGCGTGCACGGCCTGATGGCCGGCGTACACCGCTATTTCACGCTGGGCAGCGAGAACCGCGTGCTGCTCGACCGCGTCGCGCAGCTCGAGGAGCGGCTGGCCCGGTACGAGGAGGTCGTGGCGGCGAGCCGTCTGGACAGTTGCCTGCAGGGGATCGGCGAGTCGAAATACCGCTTCGCCGTCGCCTCGGTGGTGGCCAACTCGATCAACCGGCAGCAGAACCTCATCACGCTCAACCGCGGCCTGCGGGACGGCGTACAGCCCGAGATGGCCCTCCTTTCGCCCGCCGGCGCGATGGTGGGCTATGTGGTCGATTGCTCGGACCGGTATGCGGTGGCCATGTCGGTGCTCAACACCTCGTTCCGCGTCAGCGGCAGGCTCGCCGGGTCCGATTACTTCGGTTCGATCTACTGGGACGGCGTGGATCCGCACGTCGTCGTGCTGGGCGAACTGTCGAAATACGCCGATCCGCAGCCGGGCGACGAGGTCGTGACGACCGGATTCTCGCAGTATTTCCCCGAGGACGTGCTCATCGGGGAGGTCGAGAGCGCCGAGCTGAACGAAACGCGCACGGCCTATACGGTGCGGGTCCGTCTGGCGGCCGAAATGTCGCGCCTGACGGACGTGGTGCTGGTGGGCAACCGCGACCTGTACGAAATCCGGGAATTGCAGCAGAGCGAACAGATCGAACAACATACGCGGTTGAAATAG
- a CDS encoding rod shape-determining protein MreD encodes MYRTLPYLALFAATVLLQVFLFDNLSISVYLNPLVYIAFIVLLPLDTPPVVLLGAGLALGVTMDGAMGAAGINTIATLLVAFLRPALLSLFCDRENLREGGVPSPERLGRRVFTDYLLLLTLLHHAVFFVLETLSWSHALHTLARIAVSSAVTALFVWIIARIFTVKFPVRV; translated from the coding sequence ATGTATCGCACCTTACCATACCTCGCCCTCTTCGCAGCCACGGTGCTGCTGCAGGTGTTCCTGTTCGACAACCTGTCGATCAGCGTTTACCTCAATCCGCTCGTCTATATCGCCTTCATCGTGCTGCTGCCGCTCGACACGCCGCCCGTCGTGCTGCTCGGGGCGGGGCTGGCGCTGGGCGTGACGATGGACGGTGCGATGGGGGCCGCCGGGATCAACACCATCGCCACGCTGCTCGTCGCCTTCCTGCGTCCGGCGCTGCTCTCCCTGTTCTGCGACCGCGAGAATCTGCGCGAGGGGGGAGTCCCGTCGCCCGAACGCCTCGGCCGCCGCGTGTTCACCGACTACCTGCTGCTCCTGACGCTGCTCCACCACGCCGTCTTCTTCGTGCTGGAGACCCTTTCGTGGAGCCATGCGCTGCATACGCTGGCGCGCATCGCCGTCAGCTCGGCCGTCACGGCGCTTTTCGTCTGGATCATCGCCCGTATCTTCACCGTCAAATTTCCCGTGCGCGTATGA
- a CDS encoding rod shape-determining protein, whose amino-acid sequence MGIFSLTQELAIDLGTANTLIIYNGKVVVDEPSIVALDVHTGKLVAIGHQARQMHEKTNPNIKTIRPLKDGVIADFNATELMLRGMIKKVKTSGSLFAPSLRMVICIPSGSTNVEIRAVRDSAEHAGGREVYMIYEPMAAALGAGLDVEAPEGNMVIDIGGGTSEIACISLGGIVCSESINIAGDVFTSDIQSYVRQQHNIRIGERTAEAIKCSIGAAGSSLEEEPEDFVVTGPNMLTALPQTVSLSYSEIAYALEKSLAKIDAALMKVLESMPPELYADIVKNGIYLAGGGALIKGLDRRLNEKTGIPFHIAEDPLRAIARGTGIALKNINRFSFLMK is encoded by the coding sequence ATGGGGATCTTTTCATTGACACAGGAGCTGGCCATCGACCTCGGGACGGCCAACACGCTGATAATTTACAACGGCAAGGTCGTCGTGGACGAACCGTCGATCGTGGCGCTCGACGTGCATACGGGCAAACTCGTGGCCATCGGCCATCAGGCGCGCCAGATGCACGAGAAGACCAATCCGAACATCAAGACGATCCGTCCGCTCAAGGACGGCGTGATCGCCGACTTCAATGCCACCGAACTGATGCTGCGCGGGATGATCAAGAAGGTCAAGACCTCGGGCAGCCTGTTCGCCCCCTCGCTCCGGATGGTGATCTGCATTCCGTCGGGTTCGACCAACGTGGAGATCCGCGCCGTGCGCGACTCGGCCGAACACGCCGGCGGCCGCGAGGTTTACATGATCTACGAACCCATGGCCGCGGCGCTCGGCGCCGGGCTGGACGTCGAGGCCCCCGAAGGCAACATGGTCATCGACATCGGCGGCGGCACGTCGGAGATCGCCTGCATCTCGCTGGGCGGCATCGTCTGCTCGGAGTCGATCAACATCGCGGGCGACGTCTTCACGAGCGACATCCAGAGCTATGTCCGTCAGCAGCACAACATCCGCATCGGCGAGCGTACGGCCGAAGCGATCAAATGTTCGATCGGCGCGGCGGGCTCCAGTCTGGAGGAGGAGCCCGAGGACTTCGTCGTGACGGGCCCCAACATGCTCACGGCGCTGCCGCAGACCGTCTCGCTGTCGTACAGCGAGATCGCCTATGCGCTCGAGAAGTCGCTGGCCAAGATCGACGCGGCGCTGATGAAGGTCCTCGAGTCGATGCCTCCCGAGCTGTATGCCGACATCGTGAAGAACGGCATCTACCTGGCCGGCGGCGGCGCACTGATAAAGGGGCTGGACCGGCGGCTGAACGAGAAGACCGGCATTCCGTTCCATATCGCCGAAGACCCCCTGCGGGCCATCGCGCGCGGAACCGGAATCGCGCTGAAGAACATCAACCGCTTCTCGTTCCTCATGAAATAG
- a CDS encoding peptidoglycan D,D-transpeptidase FtsI family protein: MNGSEGFVRMRTLQAVVLLVFALILGRLAYIQLVDSRYDELARGNVLRPEVQYPPRGEVYDRNGEYLVQSRECYDLMVIYHDLDRGGFDTARLCDVAGISRQKLDRELANARAYPRAPRLVANYLSKEEKLRFDECNFRGFYTVYRTVRHYPRQIGGNLLGYVGEVTQEMLKRYTSYKAGDYVGISGVESAYESELKGRKGVKVLERDTHGAIKGSYMNGLYDSLPEPGRYLVSTIDARLQLLGEELMRGKVGAAVAIEPATGEILMMVSSPSYDPDELVGRERGNHYMEMLRNKRQPLYNRAVKSRYPPGSTFKLVQGLIGLQEGVLRPSDRHVCRGGYQAGRLKMKCHEHASPLDLRYAVSTSCNAYFCYVFRDILENPEYGSVKEGYEVWERYVESFGFGRKLGSDFLDEGNGYVPDRAYYDKRYRKSWNALTVLSLSIGQDALGCTPLQLANLAAIIANRGYYYIPHIVKRIEGRDSLDARFYERHYTMVEPKHFEPIVEGMWRSVNVDGTSRMARLDGWDVCGKTGTAQNPRGRDHSTFLSFAPKDNPKIAISVYVENGGFGASAALPIASLLEEYYLTDTIRRPELLERVRNMQIHYPAYDK, translated from the coding sequence ATGAACGGCTCCGAAGGTTTCGTCCGGATGCGGACCTTGCAGGCCGTCGTGCTGCTGGTCTTCGCGCTCATCCTGGGACGGCTGGCCTATATCCAGCTCGTCGATTCGCGCTACGACGAGCTGGCGCGCGGCAACGTCCTGCGCCCCGAGGTGCAGTACCCGCCCCGCGGCGAGGTCTATGACCGCAACGGCGAGTATCTGGTGCAGAGCCGCGAGTGCTACGACCTGATGGTGATTTACCACGACCTCGACCGCGGCGGATTCGACACGGCGCGGCTCTGCGACGTGGCCGGCATTTCGCGGCAGAAGCTCGACCGGGAGCTGGCCAACGCCCGGGCCTATCCCCGTGCGCCGCGGCTGGTGGCCAACTACCTTTCCAAGGAGGAGAAGCTCCGGTTCGACGAGTGCAATTTCCGCGGTTTCTATACGGTCTACCGCACCGTGCGCCACTACCCCCGCCAGATCGGAGGCAACCTGCTGGGCTATGTGGGGGAGGTGACGCAGGAGATGCTCAAGCGCTACACCTCCTACAAGGCGGGCGACTATGTGGGAATCAGCGGCGTGGAGTCGGCCTACGAATCCGAGCTGAAGGGCCGGAAGGGCGTGAAGGTGCTCGAGCGCGACACCCACGGGGCGATCAAGGGCTCCTACATGAACGGACTCTACGATTCGCTGCCCGAGCCGGGGCGTTACCTCGTCAGCACGATCGACGCACGCCTGCAACTGCTCGGCGAGGAGCTGATGCGCGGCAAGGTCGGCGCGGCGGTGGCCATCGAGCCCGCGACGGGCGAAATCCTGATGATGGTCTCCTCGCCCTCCTACGATCCCGACGAGCTGGTGGGCCGCGAGCGCGGCAATCATTATATGGAGATGCTCCGCAACAAGCGGCAGCCGCTCTACAACCGCGCCGTGAAGTCCCGGTATCCGCCGGGTTCGACCTTCAAGCTGGTGCAGGGGCTGATCGGGCTTCAGGAGGGCGTGCTGCGCCCTTCGGACCGGCACGTGTGCCGCGGCGGCTACCAGGCCGGGCGGCTCAAGATGAAGTGCCACGAGCACGCCTCGCCGCTCGACCTGCGCTATGCCGTCTCGACCTCGTGCAACGCCTATTTCTGCTACGTCTTCCGCGACATCCTCGAGAATCCGGAATACGGAAGCGTCAAGGAGGGGTACGAAGTGTGGGAGCGGTACGTCGAGAGCTTCGGGTTCGGCCGCAAGCTGGGTTCGGACTTCCTCGACGAGGGCAACGGGTACGTGCCCGACCGGGCCTACTACGACAAGCGCTACCGCAAGTCGTGGAACGCGCTGACGGTGCTTTCGCTCTCGATCGGGCAGGACGCTCTGGGCTGCACGCCGCTGCAACTGGCCAACCTGGCGGCCATCATCGCCAACCGGGGCTACTACTATATTCCGCATATCGTCAAGCGGATCGAGGGGCGCGATTCGCTTGACGCGCGCTTCTACGAACGGCACTACACGATGGTCGAGCCCAAGCACTTCGAACCGATCGTCGAGGGCATGTGGCGGAGCGTGAACGTGGACGGAACCTCCCGCATGGCGCGGCTCGACGGTTGGGACGTCTGCGGCAAGACGGGCACGGCGCAGAATCCGCGCGGCCGCGACCATTCGACCTTCCTCTCGTTCGCCCCGAAGGACAACCCGAAGATCGCGATCTCGGTCTATGTCGAGAACGGCGGATTCGGCGCTTCGGCCGCGCTGCCGATCGCCAGCCTGCTCGAGGAGTACTACCTGACGGATACGATCCGCCGTCCGGAACTGCTCGAACGGGTCCGGAACATGCAAATCCACTATCCCGCCTATGACAAGTAA
- the rodA gene encoding rod shape-determining protein RodA, which translates to MTSNRHNGIFEGVDFVTVLLYVLIVAAGWLSITSASYDEGAADFFSFSHFYMKQLVWIGAAWIVAVVVLLLDARVYHMFAYPAYFAGLAMLAAALLFGREVNGAKAWFEFGSFRVQPVEFAKIATALALARVMSNYSFSIGRPGDLFKVGMVVCAPLLIIVLQNDTGSGIVLGSFLFVLYREGLNKWLCIPVLLIAALFIFSFLLSPMTLLVSLILVCTLSEAMMNGLWRSRIVYLASLALAGILLCLVSQLVAPGVLDLYHALLIVTVLSLAAVAVYAFRANLSNVFITLGLFVGSLVFLPTTDYIFNSILKEHQQNRILSFLGIINDPQGVDYNVNQSKIAIGSGGLWGKGFLEGTQIKYGFVPERHTDFIFCTVGEEWGFAGAAVILSLLCLLILRLMRMGERQEEPFGRIYCYSVAAILLFHVLVNVGMTVGLMPVMGIPLPFMSYGGSSLIAFTILLFIAVRLDASTRQFSMNKI; encoded by the coding sequence ATGACAAGTAACCGCCATAACGGTATTTTCGAAGGCGTCGATTTCGTCACGGTGCTGCTTTACGTGCTGATCGTGGCCGCGGGGTGGCTGTCGATCACCTCGGCCTCCTACGACGAGGGGGCGGCCGACTTCTTCTCCTTCTCGCATTTCTACATGAAGCAGCTGGTGTGGATCGGCGCGGCGTGGATCGTCGCCGTGGTGGTCCTGCTGCTCGACGCGCGCGTCTATCACATGTTCGCCTATCCGGCCTATTTCGCCGGACTGGCGATGCTCGCCGCCGCGCTGCTCTTCGGCCGCGAGGTGAACGGCGCGAAGGCGTGGTTCGAGTTCGGCTCGTTCCGCGTGCAGCCCGTCGAGTTCGCCAAGATCGCCACGGCGCTGGCGCTGGCCCGCGTGATGAGCAACTACTCGTTCTCGATCGGCCGGCCCGGGGATCTGTTCAAGGTCGGCATGGTCGTCTGCGCGCCGCTGCTCATCATCGTCCTGCAGAACGACACCGGCTCGGGCATCGTCCTCGGCTCGTTCCTCTTCGTACTCTACCGCGAGGGGCTCAACAAGTGGCTCTGTATTCCGGTGCTGCTCATCGCCGCGCTGTTCATCTTTTCGTTCCTGCTCTCGCCGATGACGCTCCTCGTGTCGCTCATCCTGGTCTGCACGCTGTCGGAGGCGATGATGAACGGTCTGTGGCGTTCGCGGATCGTCTATCTGGCCTCGCTGGCGCTGGCGGGCATTTTGCTGTGCCTCGTCTCGCAGCTCGTCGCGCCGGGCGTGCTGGACCTCTACCATGCGCTGCTGATCGTCACGGTGCTGTCGCTCGCAGCGGTGGCCGTCTACGCCTTCCGGGCGAACCTGTCCAATGTCTTCATCACGCTGGGGCTGTTCGTCGGGTCGCTCGTCTTCCTTCCGACGACGGACTACATCTTCAATTCGATCCTCAAGGAGCACCAGCAGAACCGCATCCTGAGTTTTCTGGGCATCATCAACGACCCGCAGGGGGTCGATTACAACGTGAACCAGTCGAAAATAGCCATCGGCTCGGGCGGCCTCTGGGGCAAGGGGTTCCTCGAGGGAACCCAGATCAAGTACGGCTTCGTGCCCGAGCGGCACACCGACTTCATCTTCTGCACGGTGGGCGAGGAGTGGGGCTTCGCGGGAGCGGCGGTCATCCTGTCGCTGCTCTGCCTGCTCATCCTGCGCCTGATGCGGATGGGCGAGCGGCAGGAGGAGCCTTTCGGCCGCATCTACTGTTACAGCGTGGCGGCCATCCTGCTCTTTCACGTGCTGGTCAATGTGGGCATGACCGTCGGGCTGATGCCCGTCATGGGCATTCCGCTGCCCTTCATGAGCTACGGAGGTTCGTCGCTCATCGCCTTTACGATCCTGTTGTTTATCGCCGTGCGGCTCGACGCCTCGACGCGGCAGTTTTCCATGAATAAAATCTGA